One genomic window of Paeniglutamicibacter sp. Y32M11 includes the following:
- a CDS encoding glycogen debranching N-terminal domain-containing protein — protein MSAWTSGVGAQLAGPGAVTILHGTTFALAASNGDMDGTRPHGFFFRDTRFISGWRLQVNGKDVEPLVGTAIEPYKAMFVGRVAASTLEAESHVLVERHRSLDGGLMERIVVHNYSNAEFCATIHLEVSADFADLFDVKAGIRRAGNGSLSHHRDGALEFSGGVDGHQLSVQICDAQASPAPGRLEYSIVLPPQGHWSTEVAIKPSINGQSPEHDPRMGDAAGATDSPSARQQEWKEQVPSVQVSDHAVGRALLTGRRDLGSLRIFDPAHDGRVVVAAGAPWFMALFGRDSLIASFLSLSVDPTLALGTIQALAELQGTRTNPDTEEEPGKILHEVRLGSAPSKELGRSGAYFGSVDSTPLFVTMIGELTRWGLGGATLTRLLPSVDAALGWIERTCAKNRHGFLTYQRSTPTGLANQGWKDSWDGITFADGRIAQAPLALCEVQGYVYTAYLARALIAQQAGDRETTQRYAAKARRLKAEFNQRFWLSDRGYFALAIDGKGRQVDSCASNMGHSLWSGIVDHDKAPMVAAALLSPAMFTGWGVRTLSNRMKAYNPASYHNGSVWPHENALIAGGLMRYGFISESQRLASALMQTADFLDGRLPELFCGLDRSSHPLPVPYPTSCSPQAWAAAAPMHLLRVMLRLDPVLTQGRLYLDPVLPAEWGEVHLRNITVGENRIDLTARGTEFRVEGAAEGLEVRRGRRGPLADMLDVMSDRK, from the coding sequence GTGAGCGCCTGGACTTCCGGGGTCGGGGCACAGCTGGCCGGCCCCGGGGCCGTCACCATCCTGCACGGAACCACGTTTGCGCTGGCGGCGTCAAACGGCGACATGGACGGAACCCGCCCGCACGGATTCTTCTTCCGTGACACCCGCTTCATCTCCGGCTGGCGGCTGCAGGTCAACGGCAAGGACGTTGAGCCCCTGGTGGGCACCGCCATCGAACCCTACAAGGCCATGTTCGTGGGCAGGGTGGCCGCCAGCACCCTGGAAGCCGAAAGCCACGTGCTGGTCGAGCGCCACCGTAGTCTCGACGGCGGCCTGATGGAGCGCATCGTGGTGCACAACTACTCGAACGCCGAATTCTGCGCCACCATCCACCTAGAGGTGAGTGCGGACTTCGCCGACCTCTTTGATGTTAAGGCGGGCATCCGCCGCGCGGGCAACGGCTCGCTGTCCCACCACCGGGACGGGGCACTGGAATTCAGCGGCGGCGTCGACGGGCACCAGTTGTCGGTCCAAATCTGCGACGCCCAGGCTTCCCCGGCGCCCGGCCGGCTGGAATACAGCATCGTGTTGCCGCCGCAGGGCCACTGGTCGACGGAAGTGGCCATCAAGCCCTCCATCAACGGGCAGAGTCCCGAGCACGATCCACGCATGGGCGATGCCGCGGGAGCCACCGACAGCCCGTCAGCCCGCCAGCAGGAGTGGAAGGAGCAGGTACCTTCTGTGCAAGTGTCCGACCACGCGGTGGGTCGGGCGCTGCTGACCGGGCGTCGGGACCTGGGCTCGCTGCGCATCTTCGACCCCGCGCACGACGGGCGGGTGGTGGTGGCCGCCGGCGCGCCCTGGTTCATGGCCCTTTTTGGCCGCGATTCGCTGATCGCTTCGTTCCTCTCGCTCTCCGTCGATCCCACTCTGGCGCTGGGCACCATCCAGGCGCTGGCCGAGCTCCAGGGCACACGCACCAATCCCGACACCGAGGAAGAGCCGGGCAAGATTCTGCACGAGGTACGCCTGGGATCCGCGCCGTCCAAGGAGCTGGGACGCTCCGGCGCCTACTTTGGCTCCGTGGATTCCACCCCGCTCTTTGTCACCATGATCGGGGAACTGACCCGGTGGGGTCTGGGAGGCGCAACCCTGACCCGGCTGCTGCCCTCGGTCGACGCGGCGCTGGGCTGGATCGAGCGCACCTGTGCGAAGAACCGCCACGGGTTCCTGACCTACCAGCGCTCCACGCCCACGGGCTTGGCCAACCAGGGCTGGAAGGATTCCTGGGACGGAATCACCTTCGCCGATGGGAGGATCGCCCAGGCACCGCTAGCCCTGTGCGAGGTGCAGGGCTACGTGTACACCGCCTACTTGGCCCGCGCCCTGATCGCCCAGCAGGCAGGCGACAGGGAAACCACCCAGCGCTACGCCGCCAAGGCCCGGCGCCTCAAGGCCGAGTTCAACCAGCGCTTCTGGCTCAGTGACCGCGGCTACTTCGCGCTGGCCATTGACGGGAAGGGCAGACAGGTCGATTCCTGCGCCTCGAACATGGGCCATAGCCTGTGGAGCGGGATCGTGGACCACGACAAGGCACCCATGGTGGCCGCTGCGCTGCTGTCCCCGGCGATGTTCACCGGCTGGGGCGTGCGCACGCTCTCCAACAGGATGAAGGCCTACAACCCGGCCAGCTACCACAACGGGTCGGTGTGGCCGCACGAGAACGCGCTGATCGCCGGCGGGCTGATGCGCTACGGGTTCATTTCCGAATCCCAGCGCCTGGCCTCCGCCCTGATGCAGACCGCCGATTTTCTCGACGGGAGGCTGCCGGAGCTTTTCTGCGGGCTGGACCGCTCCAGCCACCCGCTGCCGGTGCCATACCCGACCTCCTGCTCGCCGCAGGCCTGGGCGGCGGCGGCCCCCATGCACCTGCTGCGCGTGATGCTGCGCCTGGACCCGGTGCTGACCCAAGGCAGGCTCTACCTAGATCCGGTGTTGCCGGCCGAGTGGGGAGAGGTGCACCTGCGCAACATCACCGTGGGCGAGAACAGAATCGACCTCACCGCCCGCGGCACCGAATTCCGCGTCGAGGGCGCGGCGGAGGGGCTGGAAGTGCGCCGCGGGCGCCGCGGTCCGTTGGCGGACATGCTCGATGTGATGTCGGACAGGAAATGA
- a CDS encoding glycosyltransferase family 4 protein → MRIGLIAPPWLTVPPAGYGGTEAVVGLLARGLAELGHEVVLAAAAGSPSPVAQVPGSLPPEPRHLGRGQDELRHVLNAYAQLQGVDIIHDHTLAGPLLRLAGSGVPVVSTAHNAMSEGFLPIYTAVAKCASLVAISQHQRTTATGVAVSRVIHHGINAEEIPVGAGMGGYACFLGRMHPNKGVLTAIRVARRSGVPLRIAAKMQSAGEREYFREVIRPELGGSVEYLGELRAAEKFDLLGGALALLNPLQWDEPFGLVMVEAMATGTPVLSTTRGAAPEIVVNGITGFLRDTPKALAASLPECTGLDRRECRRATETTFGVDRMVRDHVAFYENCLAGTLVPRALPRL, encoded by the coding sequence ATGCGGATCGGACTCATCGCTCCGCCGTGGCTCACCGTGCCGCCGGCCGGATACGGCGGCACGGAGGCGGTCGTGGGCCTGCTGGCGCGCGGGCTGGCGGAGCTGGGCCACGAGGTGGTGCTGGCTGCGGCCGCCGGGAGCCCCAGCCCGGTGGCACAGGTCCCCGGCTCCCTGCCGCCCGAACCCCGGCACCTGGGCCGCGGCCAGGACGAGCTGCGCCACGTGCTCAACGCCTACGCGCAGCTGCAGGGCGTGGACATCATTCACGACCACACCCTTGCCGGTCCGCTGCTGCGCCTGGCCGGCAGCGGGGTTCCGGTGGTATCCACCGCCCACAACGCCATGTCCGAGGGGTTCCTGCCGATCTATACAGCGGTGGCCAAATGCGCTTCCCTGGTGGCGATCTCCCAGCACCAGCGAACCACCGCCACGGGGGTGGCGGTCTCCCGGGTTATCCATCACGGCATCAACGCCGAAGAAATTCCGGTGGGGGCAGGGATGGGCGGCTACGCCTGCTTCCTGGGCCGTATGCACCCGAACAAGGGCGTGCTGACCGCCATCAGAGTCGCGCGCCGGTCCGGGGTGCCCCTGCGCATCGCGGCCAAGATGCAAAGCGCGGGGGAGCGGGAATACTTCCGCGAGGTGATCCGGCCCGAGCTGGGCGGATCGGTCGAATACCTTGGGGAACTGCGGGCAGCGGAAAAGTTCGACCTGCTCGGCGGCGCCCTTGCATTGCTGAACCCCTTGCAGTGGGACGAGCCCTTTGGTCTGGTGATGGTCGAAGCCATGGCCACCGGAACCCCGGTGCTGAGTACCACCCGCGGCGCGGCCCCTGAGATCGTGGTTAACGGCATCACCGGCTTTCTGCGGGACACGCCGAAAGCACTGGCAGCCTCCCTGCCCGAATGCACGGGGCTTGACCGGCGGGAGTGCCGACGCGCGACCGAAACCACCTTCGGGGTCGATCGCATGGTCAGGGACCACGTGGCTTTTTATGAAAATTGCCTGGCGGGGACGCTGGTGCCGCGCGCGCTGCCGCGCCTGTAA
- a CDS encoding HAD hydrolase family protein — MQAAFLVVDGTYADYGVVPKAHAAAVCTARATGHKLLLCTGRPLSMLPTHILEVGFDGLEASAGAYVEGGRRNPNGPLVLRGDGGMNPCCLRRSRCRMRPRIPGILPSPSRCGRTAAGNHRGVLRPTLRRPGCRLLGHLGIRGSDHRIPQVWSIGVNETPLLILKSRTSRGVCLGEVGRMSGWLGLKA, encoded by the coding sequence ATGCAAGCTGCCTTCCTCGTTGTCGATGGCACCTATGCCGACTACGGGGTAGTCCCGAAAGCCCACGCGGCCGCCGTCTGCACGGCACGCGCGACGGGACACAAGCTCCTTCTTTGCACCGGGCGTCCGCTTTCCATGCTTCCGACACACATTTTGGAGGTCGGATTCGACGGACTGGAGGCGAGCGCCGGTGCATACGTGGAAGGTGGGCGGCGAAATCCTAATGGGCCGCTGGTTCTCCGAGGGGATGGTGGCATGAACCCTTGCTGCCTTCGACGCTCACGATGCCGTATGCGTCCTAGAATCCCCGGAATCCTTCCAAGTCCCTCGCGCTGCGGACGAACGGCTGCCGGAAATCATCGAGGCGTACTTCGACCAACGCTCAGACGGCCGGGTTGTCGGCTTCTCGGTCATCTTGGGATCCGTGGCTCCGATCACCGCATTCCGCAAGTCTGGTCGATTGGGGTAAATGAAACACCCCTTCTGATTTTGAAGTCCAGGACATCAAGAGGAGTTTGCCTCGGAGAAGTCGGCCGGATGAGCGGCTGGCTCGGGCTCAAAGCCTGA
- a CDS encoding phage holin family protein, producing MSEYPTKASGAHRTDIPPGEAKGVPHTDASLGELFSDLSQNVSELVRQEAELAKAELRQTARSTGKAAGLYAGAGVAGHFVLLFLSLAAMVGLASWMGYGWSAVVIAVIWAIIAAIMATLGKKHFKEVKGMPKTAETIKDIPPTFNPQEETP from the coding sequence ATGAGCGAATATCCAACAAAGGCATCGGGAGCCCACCGCACCGACATTCCCCCTGGAGAGGCGAAGGGAGTCCCGCACACGGATGCTTCCCTCGGAGAACTTTTCAGCGACCTGAGCCAGAACGTCTCGGAGCTGGTGCGCCAGGAAGCGGAGCTTGCCAAGGCCGAGCTGCGCCAGACCGCACGTTCGACGGGCAAGGCGGCGGGACTTTATGCGGGCGCCGGCGTGGCCGGCCACTTCGTACTGCTCTTCCTCTCGCTTGCGGCAATGGTCGGCCTAGCCTCCTGGATGGGTTATGGCTGGTCCGCGGTGGTGATCGCGGTGATCTGGGCGATCATTGCCGCCATCATGGCCACGCTGGGAAAGAAGCATTTCAAGGAGGTCAAGGGCATGCCCAAGACGGCCGAAACCATTAAGGACATTCCGCCAACATTCAACCCCCAGGAGGAAACCCCATGA
- a CDS encoding DUF3618 domain-containing protein, with protein sequence MNRNPEEIREDIERTRGNLGEDVDAIADKVMPSNIAHRQSEKIKGSVRRAKEAVMGSVDEAGSAVPEALHEAPRAMASETRGNPLAAGLIAFGAGLLVSSLVPGSEKEREMVHTLKEKAEPVTTEISEAAKDIAQDMKQPAAEAMESLKDSARESAQTVKEEASDEAIYLQDEASGAAANVKDSGGRTGPGVPPGAPAHRTGGI encoded by the coding sequence ATGAACCGGAACCCGGAAGAGATCCGTGAGGACATCGAACGTACGCGCGGCAACCTTGGCGAAGACGTTGACGCGATTGCCGACAAGGTCATGCCCTCGAACATTGCCCATCGGCAGAGCGAGAAGATCAAGGGCTCCGTGCGCCGAGCCAAGGAAGCTGTTATGGGCTCCGTGGATGAGGCCGGCTCGGCCGTCCCGGAGGCCTTGCACGAGGCACCCCGCGCCATGGCCTCCGAGACCCGCGGAAACCCGCTAGCCGCCGGGCTGATCGCCTTCGGCGCAGGATTGCTGGTTTCCTCCCTGGTCCCCGGGAGCGAGAAGGAACGCGAGATGGTCCACACGCTCAAGGAGAAGGCGGAGCCGGTAACAACAGAGATCTCCGAGGCCGCGAAGGACATCGCCCAAGACATGAAGCAACCGGCGGCTGAGGCCATGGAAAGCCTCAAGGACTCGGCCCGAGAATCGGCGCAAACGGTCAAGGAGGAGGCCTCGGACGAGGCAATCTACCTGCAGGATGAGGCCAGCGGCGCCGCGGCGAACGTGAAGGATTCCGGGGGGCGGACTGGGCCCGGCGTCCCACCGGGCGCTCCGGCGCACCGAACCGGCGGCATTTAG
- a CDS encoding YihY/virulence factor BrkB family protein, whose product MSSRNETRSASRTAAGTAQKGRSAPAPDDERKPDGPTELDGASWKYIFKRSIREFSREKCTDLAAGLTYFAMLSIFPALLALVSLLGLVGQAQSTTQTMMQIVDGVASPEVANTLRQPIGQLASAPSAGFALIAGLLGALWSASGYVGAFGRAVNQIYDVQEGRPFYKLKPLMLLLTLVLLLIAVVMAVLLVVSGPIAQTIGDAVGLGETAVMVWNIAKWPVLVIFAVVLIAVLYYGTPNVKQPKFRWLSPGSVIALVVMAIATLGFFFYVSHFGNYNKTYGAIGGVIVMLLWIWIANLSLLFGAIFDSETERGRELQGGIEAEESLQLPPRDTKASDKLRKQEDKDIRDGRDLRLKAESDDPDQGRNTKDER is encoded by the coding sequence ATGTCCAGTCGAAATGAAACCAGAAGCGCGAGCCGAACGGCCGCCGGTACCGCCCAAAAGGGCCGGTCGGCTCCGGCACCCGATGACGAACGGAAGCCGGATGGGCCCACCGAGCTCGATGGCGCATCCTGGAAGTACATCTTCAAGCGCTCCATCCGGGAATTCTCTCGCGAGAAGTGCACCGACCTTGCCGCTGGGCTGACCTACTTCGCCATGCTTTCGATCTTTCCCGCCCTCTTGGCCTTGGTTTCGCTGCTCGGGCTGGTGGGACAGGCGCAGTCCACGACCCAAACAATGATGCAGATCGTGGACGGCGTCGCTAGTCCCGAGGTCGCAAATACGCTGCGCCAGCCCATCGGGCAGTTGGCCAGCGCCCCGTCGGCGGGATTCGCGTTGATCGCCGGTCTGCTGGGTGCCCTGTGGAGCGCGTCGGGTTATGTCGGTGCCTTCGGGCGCGCGGTCAACCAGATCTACGATGTGCAAGAGGGGCGTCCCTTCTACAAGTTGAAGCCGTTGATGCTGCTTCTGACGCTGGTCCTGCTGTTGATCGCCGTGGTCATGGCGGTTCTGCTTGTCGTCTCCGGACCAATTGCCCAGACCATCGGTGATGCGGTCGGGCTTGGCGAAACGGCGGTGATGGTCTGGAATATTGCCAAGTGGCCGGTCCTGGTGATTTTCGCAGTGGTACTCATTGCCGTGCTTTACTACGGCACCCCAAACGTCAAGCAGCCCAAATTCCGTTGGTTGAGTCCGGGTTCCGTGATCGCCCTGGTCGTCATGGCGATCGCCACCCTAGGATTTTTCTTCTACGTCTCACACTTCGGCAATTACAACAAGACCTACGGCGCCATCGGCGGGGTCATCGTGATGTTGCTCTGGATCTGGATTGCCAACCTCTCGTTGCTCTTTGGTGCCATCTTCGACAGCGAAACCGAACGCGGACGCGAACTGCAAGGCGGTATCGAGGCCGAGGAGTCCCTCCAGCTGCCCCCGCGCGACACCAAGGCCAGCGACAAACTGCGGAAGCAGGAAGACAAGGACATCCGGGACGGAAGGGACTTGCGCCTGAAAGCCGAATCCGACGATCCCGATCAGGGCAGGAATACCAAGGACGAACGGTAG
- a CDS encoding DNA topoisomerase IB: MDQELERVQPGTKGIRRRVAGRGFSYISANGRRIHSARLLERINALAIPPAWTQVWIASAPSAHIQATGVDAAGRLQYIYHPRWRQMREHEKFIRSLAFAQRLPTIRRRVTRDLKQERAPRLRALAAAVRLMDNAGLRVGGAAYAQENGSFGATTLLKRHVSVEGDTIHLRFRGKSAGDWDVALTDKLLAAYFAALPHTPRSGPAICHAVRMGRRKEWKPVSDDEVNAYLGEVAGHGFTAKDFRTWQGTVVAALSLARSLRAGDTSPEAVTAAIDEAAQWLHNTPAIARGSYVNPRAIELFERGVVADPRRQADSAVLALLMEGDGQEPG; the protein is encoded by the coding sequence ATGGACCAAGAACTGGAACGGGTTCAGCCCGGCACCAAGGGCATCCGACGCAGGGTCGCCGGACGCGGATTCAGCTACATCTCGGCCAACGGCCGCAGGATCCATTCCGCTCGCCTGCTCGAGCGCATCAACGCGCTGGCCATCCCCCCGGCTTGGACCCAGGTGTGGATCGCTTCCGCCCCCTCGGCCCACATCCAGGCCACCGGCGTGGACGCCGCCGGGCGGCTGCAATACATCTACCACCCCCGATGGCGGCAAATGCGCGAACACGAGAAATTCATTCGCTCCCTGGCCTTCGCCCAGCGCCTGCCCACGATCCGCCGAAGAGTCACCCGCGACCTCAAGCAAGAGCGGGCGCCCCGGCTGCGGGCACTGGCTGCCGCGGTACGCCTGATGGACAACGCCGGGCTCCGGGTCGGAGGCGCCGCCTATGCCCAGGAGAATGGTTCTTTTGGCGCCACCACGCTGCTCAAGCGCCACGTGAGCGTGGAGGGCGACACTATCCACCTGAGGTTCCGTGGCAAGTCCGCCGGCGATTGGGACGTCGCGCTCACGGACAAGCTGCTGGCCGCGTACTTTGCCGCCCTACCGCACACCCCCCGCTCGGGCCCGGCCATTTGCCACGCGGTGCGCATGGGACGGCGCAAGGAATGGAAGCCTGTTTCGGACGACGAGGTCAATGCGTACCTCGGCGAGGTGGCGGGGCACGGCTTCACCGCCAAGGACTTCCGCACCTGGCAGGGCACCGTCGTGGCCGCGCTGTCACTGGCCCGTTCCCTGCGCGCCGGCGATACCTCCCCGGAAGCAGTGACAGCGGCCATCGACGAGGCGGCCCAATGGCTGCACAACACCCCGGCCATCGCCCGCGGGTCCTATGTGAACCCGCGGGCCATCGAACTTTTTGAGCGCGGCGTCGTGGCCGATCCGCGGCGCCAAGCCGACAGCGCCGTGCTCGCCCTGCTGATGGAGGGCGACGGGCAGGAACCCGGGTGA
- a CDS encoding Ku protein: MRAIWSGSIAFGLVNVPVKAYGATEDHDVDLHQVHDADGGRIRYQRKCEKCGKKIPYERIDKAFDDGERTVVLSDEDMEALPAEKSREIDVVQFVPNDQIDPIMLERSYYLAPDSKSPKAYALLRQTLEETELTAVVKFALRQKTRLGILRVRGDVMVLQGMLWADEVREADFASARTASKISPQEMKMSAALVKQFTTDFTPEEFEDDYQVQLRTLIREKLKQGDALDTEATFGTGDTSDTGEQGDVIDLMEALKRSIANKRTPAKPAAGKSADTRSAPDSKRAETSAQKKPSTKKKASAKKNTPAKKKASETTAARTKTRKGA; the protein is encoded by the coding sequence ATGAGAGCAATCTGGAGCGGATCCATCGCATTTGGTCTGGTCAATGTGCCCGTCAAGGCCTACGGCGCCACCGAGGACCACGATGTGGACCTGCACCAGGTGCACGACGCGGACGGCGGGCGGATCCGCTACCAGCGCAAGTGTGAGAAATGCGGGAAGAAGATCCCCTACGAACGCATCGACAAGGCCTTTGACGACGGGGAACGCACCGTTGTGCTCAGCGACGAGGACATGGAAGCCCTCCCCGCGGAGAAAAGCCGGGAAATCGACGTCGTCCAGTTTGTTCCCAACGACCAGATCGACCCGATCATGCTGGAGCGCAGTTACTACCTCGCCCCGGATTCGAAGTCGCCCAAGGCCTACGCCTTGCTGCGCCAGACCCTCGAGGAAACGGAACTGACGGCGGTGGTGAAGTTTGCCCTGCGGCAAAAGACCCGCTTGGGCATCCTGCGGGTGCGCGGGGACGTGATGGTCCTGCAGGGGATGCTGTGGGCCGATGAGGTGCGCGAGGCAGATTTCGCTTCCGCCCGCACCGCCAGCAAGATCAGTCCGCAGGAGATGAAGATGTCCGCGGCCCTGGTCAAGCAATTCACCACCGACTTCACCCCGGAGGAATTCGAGGACGACTACCAGGTGCAGCTGCGCACGCTGATTCGCGAGAAGCTCAAGCAAGGCGACGCACTGGACACCGAGGCCACCTTCGGGACCGGCGACACCTCGGACACGGGGGAACAGGGGGACGTGATCGATTTGATGGAGGCGCTCAAACGCAGCATCGCCAACAAGCGAACTCCCGCCAAACCGGCGGCGGGAAAGAGCGCGGACACCAGGAGCGCCCCTGATTCGAAGCGGGCCGAGACGTCCGCCCAAAAGAAGCCTTCCACCAAGAAGAAAGCCTCGGCCAAGAAGAATACGCCCGCCAAGAAGAAGGCCTCCGAGACCACTGCAGCCCGGACAAAGACCCGCAAGGGAGCCTAG
- a CDS encoding catalase — protein MSRYTRAELFQEAGKKTDVAIRFSTVTGGRDSTEVAR, from the coding sequence ATTTCCAGGTACACCCGGGCCGAGCTCTTCCAGGAGGCCGGCAAGAAAACCGACGTCGCCATCCGATTCTCCACGGTCACCGGCGGACGGGATTCCACGGAGGTGGCCAGGTAG
- a CDS encoding DUF6098 family protein encodes MEIPTLEALTELEALVKDSPDLYVRYSKGWDHDREGGSVDTESGIELPGLSVNPLSPELWWSRPLADWLARQLCQYKHLGEKNPERVAWVARGTIVGRGPDCEPLLERVEPVALLSRGLLAEAEQRYRKHFDAGQGPED; translated from the coding sequence ATGGAGATACCGACCCTGGAAGCGCTGACGGAGTTGGAAGCATTGGTCAAAGACTCTCCGGACCTCTATGTCAGGTATTCGAAAGGTTGGGATCATGACCGCGAGGGCGGAAGCGTCGATACCGAAAGCGGCATTGAATTGCCCGGGCTTTCGGTCAATCCATTATCCCCCGAGCTCTGGTGGTCACGACCGCTGGCCGACTGGTTGGCCAGGCAACTGTGCCAATACAAGCACCTGGGCGAAAAGAATCCCGAGCGCGTCGCCTGGGTCGCCCGCGGCACCATCGTTGGGCGGGGGCCGGACTGCGAACCACTGCTGGAGAGGGTCGAGCCCGTCGCATTGCTCTCCCGCGGCCTGCTTGCAGAGGCCGAACAGCGGTATCGGAAACACTTCGATGCCGGGCAAGGACCCGAGGACTGA
- a CDS encoding DUF4383 domain-containing protein: MATYENTGQAEVRSAVEKAAMAVGAVFLLFGILGFIPGITSNYDQLAGAGHHSGALLLGVFQVSYLHNAVHLIFGVAGLSMARSVRLARAYLLVGGIIYLALWIYGLVIDHDSAANFIPLNNADNWLHLVLGVGMLVLGLLRTRPNRRNRDTELG, encoded by the coding sequence ATGGCCACGTACGAGAACACGGGACAAGCCGAAGTTAGAAGCGCCGTCGAGAAGGCGGCAATGGCCGTCGGAGCGGTCTTCCTGCTCTTTGGCATCCTGGGGTTCATCCCGGGCATTACCAGCAACTACGACCAGCTTGCGGGCGCCGGACACCATTCCGGGGCACTGTTGCTCGGGGTGTTCCAGGTTTCCTACCTCCACAATGCCGTCCACCTGATTTTTGGCGTCGCCGGGCTGTCCATGGCCAGGTCCGTCCGCCTGGCGAGGGCCTACCTGCTCGTTGGAGGCATCATCTACCTGGCCCTGTGGATCTACGGACTGGTCATTGACCATGACAGCGCGGCGAACTTCATCCCGCTCAACAATGCCGACAACTGGCTGCACCTGGTCCTGGGTGTCGGCATGCTGGTGCTCGGGCTGCTGCGTACCCGCCCGAACCGCAGGAACCGAGACACCGAACTCGGCTAG
- a CDS encoding GAF and ANTAR domain-containing protein: protein MVQVERSLPLAQELAAVAASAAGLLLTENTVAETLKLITSVAKSSVPYAAGAGVTLIDANARKTSAAASDEVVERADALQYEIEQGPCLSAWASGETIVVQDIVRDERWSDWSAAVTPLGVASSISVPLIFGSETFGAVKVYATEPQAFTERSRAVLELLARQAAVLLKHATTAEQAKKLSEDLRRTLHSRDVIGMAKGILMERFGLDAEAAARHLMKQAVSEDRTLGEIAAGLVEAAGRQGS, encoded by the coding sequence ATGGTCCAGGTCGAGAGGTCCCTCCCGCTTGCTCAGGAACTGGCCGCGGTTGCCGCAAGTGCCGCCGGCTTGCTGCTGACCGAGAACACCGTTGCCGAAACACTGAAACTCATCACCTCGGTGGCGAAGTCGAGTGTCCCCTATGCCGCAGGTGCCGGGGTGACCCTGATAGACGCCAACGCCCGAAAGACCAGCGCTGCGGCCTCCGACGAGGTCGTCGAGCGGGCCGATGCCCTGCAATACGAAATCGAGCAGGGTCCCTGTCTCTCCGCCTGGGCGAGCGGGGAAACCATCGTCGTCCAGGACATCGTCAGGGACGAGCGATGGTCCGATTGGTCGGCCGCCGTGACGCCGCTAGGTGTCGCTTCGTCCATCAGCGTCCCGCTGATCTTTGGCTCGGAAACCTTCGGGGCGGTGAAGGTCTATGCGACCGAGCCCCAGGCATTCACCGAACGCTCCCGCGCCGTCCTTGAATTGCTGGCCCGACAGGCAGCCGTCCTGCTCAAGCACGCCACCACCGCGGAGCAGGCCAAGAAGCTCAGCGAGGACCTGCGCAGAACCTTGCATTCACGCGACGTCATCGGCATGGCCAAGGGCATCCTTATGGAACGCTTCGGGCTCGACGCCGAGGCGGCGGCGCGGCACCTGATGAAGCAGGCGGTCTCCGAGGACCGGACCCTGGGGGAGATTGCGGCAGGGCTAGTCGAGGCAGCCGGCCGGCAAGGCTCCTGA
- a CDS encoding GAF domain-containing protein: protein MGRQGNDSRHQEDLQDLLLDSRGFTEFMLELVLIAASGMGGGEPVLCSITVEREGFPLTVASSDAAAMALDERQYAVGDGPCLTALRQQRKVHIQDLGAASRWEGYAREIASSGVCSILAVPVEAGSGTQAALNCYARDPGVMDEAFVAAVEAFAESISRILRLALRFHLPAFAVADLDAELRGRALVDAAVAVVMARDKCGRSEAFSRLSRSAFEGGLRLKERAIQVLREARRAQGIE from the coding sequence ATGGGCAGGCAGGGAAACGATTCGCGGCACCAGGAAGACCTTCAGGACCTGCTGCTCGATAGCCGAGGATTCACCGAATTCATGCTGGAACTGGTGCTGATTGCCGCCTCCGGGATGGGCGGGGGAGAACCGGTGCTGTGTTCCATCACGGTGGAGCGCGAAGGCTTTCCGCTCACGGTTGCCAGCAGCGACGCCGCGGCCATGGCCCTGGACGAACGCCAGTATGCCGTCGGCGACGGCCCCTGCCTCACGGCGCTGCGTCAGCAGCGCAAGGTCCATATCCAGGACCTGGGCGCGGCGTCTCGGTGGGAAGGCTACGCGCGGGAAATTGCCTCCAGCGGCGTGTGTTCGATCCTTGCCGTCCCCGTGGAAGCCGGCAGTGGCACCCAGGCGGCGCTCAATTGCTATGCCCGCGACCCGGGAGTCATGGACGAGGCCTTTGTCGCCGCCGTCGAGGCCTTTGCGGAATCGATCTCGCGCATCCTGCGCCTGGCCCTGAGGTTCCACCTGCCCGCATTCGCCGTGGCCGACCTGGACGCCGAACTGCGCGGTCGCGCCCTGGTGGATGCGGCCGTTGCGGTGGTCATGGCCAGGGACAAGTGCGGGAGGTCGGAGGCCTTCTCACGACTTAGCCGCTCGGCCTTCGAAGGCGGGCTGCGGCTGAAGGAAAGGGCGATCCAGGTGCTGCGTGAGGCGCGGCGGGCCCAGGGGATTGAATAG
- a CDS encoding DUF6098 family protein, with product MPGLSVRSLAPELRWTRPLAYWISRRLCRFKDLIEKNLRRLT from the coding sequence CTGCCGGGGCTGTCAGTCAGGTCCTTGGCACCCGAACTCCGGTGGACCCGCCCACTGGCTTACTGGATTTCTCGCCGGCTTTGCCGGTTCAAGGACCTGATCGAGAAGAACCTCAGACGCCTGACCTAG